A DNA window from Impatiens glandulifera chromosome 7, dImpGla2.1, whole genome shotgun sequence contains the following coding sequences:
- the LOC124910423 gene encoding BES1/BZR1 homolog protein 3-like — MEHPVIESTDLKMTSGSSSARMPSWKERENNKKRERRRRAIAGKIFHGLRMYGNYRLPKHCDNNEVLKALCDEAGWTVELDGTTYRKGCKPPKRMDINGGTTSISPSSSFQPSPTSPSSYVPPPLPNGTGSLIPWLKNLSSSNKFPHINIHGGSISAPVTSPLNSPRIMTNNWDQTSFLVHSSTPPSPTRVTQILPNSDNWLSGVQPISPTFSFVSSNPFEFKDAVNVGSGSGRMWTPAGQSGTCSPVVHASDVRMADVISDEFAFGCNMKGVGVGVGHDGLVKPWEGEMIHEECGSDDLELTLGFSKTR, encoded by the exons ATGGAACATCCTGTAATAg AATCAACAGATCTTAAGATGACATCGGGATCATCATCAGCAAGGATGCCGTCATGGAAAGAGAGGGAGAATAACAAGAAGAGAGAGAGGCGCCGTCGAGCAATAGCTGGGAAGATCTTTCATGGACTTCGGATGTACGGAAACTACAGGTTGCCCAAACATTGCGATAATAATGAAGTGCTCAAAGCCTTGTGTGATGAAGCTGGTTGGACTGTCGAGCTCGATGGCACCACTtatcgtaag GGATGCAAGCCTCCAAAAAGAATGGATATTAATGGTGGAACAACTTCAATAAGTCCTTCTTCATCTTTTCAACCAAGTCCAACTTCACCATCTTCATACGTCCCACCACCTCTCCCAAATGGAACCGGATCCCTGATTCCATGGCTAAAGAACCTATCTTCCTCTAACAAGTTTCCCCATATCAACATCCATGGTGGCTCCATTAGTGCACCCGTCACTTCTCCATTGAACTCACCAAGAATCATGACAAATAATTGGGACCAGACTTCCTTCCTTGTTCACTCTTCAACCCCACCAAGTCCTACCCGCGTTACTCAGATTCTACCCAATTCAGATAATTGGTTATCTGGGGTTCAACCAATTTCTCCTACATTCAGCTTTGTTTCTTCTAACCCGTTTGAATTCAAAGATGCCGTGAATGTTGGTAGTGGGTCTGGGCGAATGTGGACGCCAGCTGGTCAGAGTGGGACTTGCTCTCCGGTTGTTCATGCTTCTGATGTTAGGATGGCGGATGTGATTTCGGATGAGTTTGCATTTGGATGTAACATGAAGGGTGTGGGTGTGGGTGTGGGTCATGATGGGTTGGTGAAACCGTGGGAAGGGGAGATGATTCATGAGGAATGTGGTTCGGATGATCTTGAGCTTACGCTTGGATTCTCCAAAACGAG ATGA